One genomic window of Anaerolineae bacterium includes the following:
- a CDS encoding glycosyltransferase yields the protein MRILFLTSELPYPPYAGAPMRNFGIIEGLADHEIWLLSFHSKRTIEPDRTPLARLCAAITTVSTPVRTAPDRLRTLLLTSEADIARRFHSPAFAAQLRQWLSATRFDVIQIENLEMAIYLPIIREIQPGTPVIYDAHNAEYALQQRIYETERGALSNLPGAFYSRLQAERVRRLEQSVCRRVDHIIAVSETDAGLLRTLAAGTPITVVPNGISAHLYCQPAVEPVDLEKPALVFTGKMDYRPNIDAALWFGQEVLPLVRQELPNAHFYVVGQSPHPRLNVLRGQCGITLTGLVPDILPYLQAASVFVVPLRMGSGTRLKVLEAMAAGCPIVSTTIGVQGLAIKDGQEVMIADTAKEFARSVVRLYRDSEQAGMLGEKARAFVQERYDWSILLPRLRAVYRELGVG from the coding sequence TTGCGTATCCTGTTCCTGACTTCCGAACTGCCTTATCCCCCTTACGCCGGGGCGCCCATGCGCAATTTTGGGATCATCGAAGGGCTGGCGGATCATGAAATCTGGTTGTTATCCTTTCACAGCAAACGCACCATCGAGCCAGATCGGACTCCGCTGGCCCGCCTCTGTGCAGCCATCACCACGGTATCCACCCCTGTGCGCACCGCGCCAGATCGGTTGCGGACTCTGCTGCTGACCAGCGAGGCCGATATCGCTCGCCGCTTCCATTCGCCAGCATTTGCGGCTCAACTCCGCCAGTGGCTGTCGGCGACCCGGTTTGACGTGATCCAGATTGAAAACCTGGAAATGGCCATCTACCTGCCCATCATCCGGGAGATACAGCCGGGAACCCCCGTGATCTATGATGCCCACAACGCCGAATACGCCCTCCAGCAACGCATCTACGAGACCGAACGTGGCGCCCTGAGCAACCTGCCCGGCGCATTCTATTCGCGCCTCCAGGCGGAACGGGTGCGCCGCCTGGAGCAGAGCGTCTGCCGGAGGGTAGACCACATTATCGCCGTGTCTGAGACAGATGCCGGTCTGCTGCGCACGCTGGCCGCAGGAACGCCGATAACGGTCGTTCCTAACGGCATCTCGGCGCACCTGTACTGCCAGCCAGCCGTCGAACCGGTTGACCTGGAAAAGCCGGCGCTGGTTTTTACCGGCAAAATGGACTACCGCCCCAACATCGACGCTGCGCTCTGGTTCGGCCAGGAAGTCCTGCCGTTGGTCCGCCAGGAATTGCCCAACGCCCACTTCTACGTTGTCGGTCAATCGCCACATCCACGCCTGAATGTACTGCGCGGCCAGTGCGGGATCACGCTCACCGGTCTGGTGCCGGATATCCTGCCATACCTGCAGGCGGCAAGCGTCTTTGTAGTGCCTCTGCGGATGGGCAGCGGCACGCGTCTGAAGGTGCTGGAGGCCATGGCTGCCGGCTGCCCGATTGTCAGCACCACCATTGGTGTACAGGGGCTGGCCATTAAGGATGGCCAGGAAGTCATGATTGCCGATACTGCCAAGGAATTTGCCCGTTCGGTGGTTCGGCTGTACCGCGATTCAGAACAGGCAGGCATGCTGGGCGAAAAAGCCCGCGCCTTTGTACAGGAGCGCTATGATTGGTCCATTTTGCTGCCCCGCCTGCGGGCTGTATACCGGGAATTAGGCGTTGGCTGA
- the selB gene encoding selenocysteine-specific translation elongation factor, whose translation MYVIGTAGHVDHGKSTLVKALTGIDPDRLREEKEREMTIDLGFAWLTLPGDLAVGIVDVPGHRDFIENMLAGVGGIDAALFVIAADEGVMPQTREHLAILDLLGIPGGVIALTKIDAVEDPEWLELVELDIREIVSGTALADAPIVPVSARDGRGLDTLKQVLAERLTALPPRLDRGHPRLPIDRVFSISGFGTVVTGTLTGGSLAVGDTVEIAPVGITARIRGLQAYQTKRERIGPGSRAAVNLSGVEKQQLMRGQVLTTPGWLRGTRLLDGRLRLLAEASRPLLHNAEVKFFSGAAEALARVRLLDAETIAPGAEGWIQIRLEQPVPLARGDRFILRFPSPGETIGGGVVVDPAPGRRWRRRRPEVIARLEALARGTPAELLAQVLERAGVPLREKTLQERSGMPADIAGAALQEALQGGVILALGEGWYVDPVTLHNIRQRLTQELAAYHRAEPLRRGMPREQLRSRLGLERSAFDRLLESAVQGVESGEDLVWMQGFSVQLTPVQQQAVEGLLAVFARAPYQPPSVKEAVAQIGDDLFRYLVERGDLVVIAPDVVLTTPVYREMFAAVARTLDTGGSISAAELRDQFGTTRKYAIALLEFLDGQGITRREGDVRVWNRRPKM comes from the coding sequence ATGTATGTTATAGGCACCGCCGGTCATGTCGATCATGGCAAATCGACGCTGGTCAAAGCGTTGACGGGGATTGATCCGGACCGGTTGCGCGAGGAAAAAGAGCGCGAGATGACCATCGATCTGGGCTTCGCCTGGTTGACTTTGCCCGGCGACCTGGCGGTGGGGATCGTCGATGTGCCGGGGCACCGCGATTTCATCGAGAATATGCTGGCTGGCGTGGGGGGCATCGACGCGGCGCTGTTCGTCATTGCGGCTGACGAAGGGGTGATGCCGCAGACACGGGAACACCTGGCGATTCTTGACCTGCTAGGCATACCCGGCGGCGTCATTGCCCTGACCAAGATCGACGCGGTCGAGGACCCGGAATGGCTGGAACTGGTTGAGCTGGACATCCGTGAGATCGTCAGCGGCACTGCTCTGGCAGACGCCCCAATCGTGCCGGTTTCCGCCCGCGACGGTCGTGGTCTGGACACCCTCAAGCAGGTACTGGCAGAGCGCCTGACAGCGCTGCCGCCGCGCCTGGATCGCGGACATCCGCGTCTGCCGATCGACCGCGTTTTCAGTATTAGCGGTTTCGGGACGGTGGTCACCGGCACGCTGACCGGCGGCAGCCTGGCAGTGGGCGACACGGTGGAGATCGCGCCGGTCGGGATCACGGCCCGTATACGCGGTCTGCAGGCTTACCAGACCAAGCGGGAGCGCATCGGGCCGGGCAGCCGGGCAGCGGTTAACCTGAGCGGCGTGGAAAAGCAGCAGCTCATGCGCGGCCAGGTCTTGACGACGCCCGGCTGGCTACGCGGCACCAGGTTGCTGGATGGCCGCCTCAGGCTGCTGGCGGAGGCTAGTCGTCCGCTTCTGCATAACGCCGAAGTCAAGTTCTTTTCCGGCGCAGCGGAAGCTCTGGCGCGGGTACGCCTGCTTGATGCAGAAACCATTGCGCCGGGGGCGGAAGGCTGGATTCAAATCCGGCTGGAGCAGCCTGTGCCGCTGGCCCGCGGAGACCGCTTTATCCTGCGCTTTCCTTCTCCGGGAGAGACTATCGGCGGCGGTGTGGTGGTTGATCCGGCGCCTGGTCGCCGCTGGCGGCGCCGGCGTCCGGAGGTGATTGCCCGATTGGAGGCGCTGGCGCGGGGTACGCCGGCTGAGCTGCTGGCCCAGGTACTTGAACGGGCGGGTGTTCCCCTGCGGGAAAAGACGTTGCAGGAGCGCAGCGGGATGCCAGCCGATATTGCCGGGGCTGCCCTGCAGGAGGCGTTGCAGGGCGGGGTAATTCTGGCGTTGGGAGAAGGCTGGTATGTTGATCCGGTCACGCTCCATAACATCCGCCAGCGTCTGACGCAGGAGTTAGCCGCCTATCACCGGGCCGAGCCGTTGCGCCGTGGTATGCCCCGCGAGCAACTCCGTAGCCGCCTGGGGCTGGAGCGCAGCGCCTTCGACCGCCTTCTGGAGAGCGCTGTGCAAGGGGTGGAGAGCGGCGAAGACCTGGTTTGGATGCAGGGGTTCTCGGTGCAATTGACGCCTGTTCAGCAGCAGGCGGTGGAAGGCTTGCTAGCAGTGTTTGCCCGCGCTCCATACCAGCCGCCCTCGGTCAAGGAGGCCGTGGCGCAGATCGGAGATGATCTGTTCCGGTACCTGGTGGAGCGCGGCGATCTGGTGGTCATCGCCCCGGATGTGGTGCTGACCACGCCGGTGTACCGGGAGATGTTTGCTGCGGTAGCCCGGACGCTTGACACTGGCGGCAGCATCTCCGCTGCTGAGTTGCGCGATCAGTTTGGGACGACGCGCAAGTATGCGATTGCGCTGCTGGAGTTTCTGGATGGGCAGGGGATCACCCGCCGCGAAGGGGATGTGCGCGTGTGGAACAGGCGACCGAAAATGTGA
- a CDS encoding glycosyltransferase family 4 protein, with protein sequence MSTIGIDARLLYYRQGGIAAYTRHLIEQLAALDSTTRYDILHSRKDPHTLAPGPNFARVSLWTPSHHRLESWALAAEIIRLRLDVLHSPDFIPPLRGARRYVITVHDLNFLYYPQFLTADSRRYYSGQIARAVRQADHILACSQATRNDLIERLGVPESRITVHLEGVDSSFHPLPEEEIAAACRTLSLPRGFILFVGTFEPRKNLAGLLDAYHRLRVSLSDAPPLVLAGRRGWLYETLFERVANLGLEAHVLWREDIPQPLLPALYNAAAVLVLPSFYEGFGLTALEAMACGTPVIVTNRSAPPEIVGEAGLLIDPDQPEEIAARLQEVLTDSALSARLRRAGLARAAMFTWQQTATVTHRVYQQLLSS encoded by the coding sequence ATGAGCACCATAGGCATCGACGCGCGACTCCTCTATTACCGGCAGGGTGGCATTGCGGCGTATACCCGCCATCTGATCGAGCAACTGGCCGCCCTGGACAGTACCACACGCTATGACATTCTGCACAGCCGCAAAGACCCGCATACCCTGGCGCCCGGCCCCAACTTTGCCCGCGTCTCCCTGTGGACGCCCAGCCACCACCGTCTGGAATCCTGGGCGCTGGCCGCTGAGATCATCCGTCTGCGGCTGGATGTGCTGCATAGCCCTGATTTCATCCCCCCGCTCCGGGGTGCGCGGCGATACGTGATCACCGTTCACGATCTGAACTTCCTGTACTATCCGCAGTTTCTGACCGCAGACAGCCGCCGCTACTACAGCGGCCAGATCGCTCGGGCTGTCCGCCAGGCCGATCATATCCTGGCCTGCTCCCAGGCCACACGGAACGACCTGATCGAGCGGCTGGGTGTACCGGAATCGCGGATCACCGTGCATCTGGAGGGCGTAGATTCATCCTTCCACCCGCTGCCAGAAGAGGAGATCGCCGCCGCCTGCCGGACGCTGAGCCTGCCACGCGGCTTCATCCTGTTCGTGGGTACTTTCGAGCCGCGCAAGAACCTGGCCGGTTTGCTGGATGCTTACCACCGGCTGCGCGTGTCCCTGTCTGACGCGCCACCGCTGGTTCTGGCCGGACGGCGCGGCTGGCTGTACGAAACCCTATTCGAACGGGTTGCCAACCTGGGACTTGAAGCGCACGTCCTCTGGCGAGAAGATATCCCGCAGCCGCTTTTGCCCGCCCTCTACAATGCTGCCGCAGTGCTGGTGCTGCCGTCGTTCTACGAGGGATTCGGCCTGACGGCCCTGGAAGCGATGGCCTGCGGCACGCCGGTCATCGTCACCAACCGCAGCGCGCCGCCGGAGATCGTCGGAGAAGCTGGATTGTTGATTGATCCCGACCAGCCAGAGGAGATCGCGGCCCGGCTGCAGGAGGTTCTGACCGATAGCGCCCTGTCCGCGCGCCTGCGGCGGGCGGGCCTGGCCCGTGCCGCCATGTTCACCTGGCAGCAGACCGCGACGGTTACCCACCGCGTTTATCAGCAGCTGCTTTCCAGCTAG